In Bombus huntii isolate Logan2020A chromosome 3, iyBomHunt1.1, whole genome shotgun sequence, a single genomic region encodes these proteins:
- the LOC126863822 gene encoding odorant receptor 9a-like, protein MTGSLLTFYFPAFAQIFTSLYENDLGGMLEGMPVVASVSAVLIKLLNHEIYKKNFEKMFDVIKKDWKLLNDKSQTHILEEITKQGNKIGEIYRTFVLSCMSGFIVIPLYPAFLDIIIPLNETRQRHQMFRLTYFLDENRYFYPIYFHSLWCSFVTVMIAVTIDSLYIQIVHHDCAIFAICGQNIITATGSTGVRINETYTERFRQCLTMHKNALQLFEMLDDSSRRSFFFQILLTMVGMTITAVQAVINLHRPEEALRIGLFLVGQQFHLLIITLPGQVITDHSFELTNDIYRSMWYNMPINVQKVLHMMQMRSSKPCKLTAGGIYEMNIENFGITFKTCVSYFMVLLSLKD, encoded by the exons ATGACAGGCAGTCTATTGACATTCTATTTTCCAGCG TTTGCACAAATTTTTACGTCATTATACGAAAATGATTTGGGAGGGATGTTGGAAGGCATGCCTGTAGTGGCTTCGGTATCAgctgttttaataaaattgctaAATCATGAAATTTAcaagaaaaat TTTGAAAAAATGTTCGATGTTATAAAGAAAGACTGGAAATTGTTAAACGATAAGAGTCAAACACATATTCTTGAGGAAATTACTAAGCAAGGAAATAAGATTGGTGAAATATATAGAA CTTTTGTATTGTCGTGTATGTCAGGATTTATAGTCATTCCGTTATACCCTGCATTCTTAGATATCATCATACCGCTCAATGAAACTCGCCAAAGACATCAAATGTTCAGACTGACGTACTTTCTAGATGAAAATCGGTACTTTTATCctatatattttcattcacTTTGGTGTTCATTCGTAACAGTGATGATTGCAGTCACTATCGATTCATTGTATATACAGATCGTTCATCACGATTGTGCCATATTTGCTATATGTGG GCAGAACATTATAACAGCAACAGGATCTACTGGTGTTCGTATAAATGAAACTTACACTGAACGGTTTAGACAATGCTTGACCATGCATAAGAATGCCCTACA ATTATTCGAGATGTTAGATGACAGCAGCCGCAGGAGtttctttttccaaattttgCTAACTATGGTCGGCATGACCATAACAGCCGTACAA GCAGTAATAAATCTGCATCGACCCGAGGAAGCTCTCAGAATTGGACTGTTTCTTGTGGGCCAACAATTCCATTTGCTTATTATTACCCTACCTGGTCAAGTAATCACGGATCATAGTTTCGAGTTGACTAATGATAT ATACCGCTCAATGTGGTACAACATGCCAATAAATGTTCAAAAAGTACTTCACATGATGCAAATGAGATCTAGTAAACCATGTAAGTTGACAGCAGGAGGGATATACGAAATGAACATAGAGAATTTTGGAATA ACATTTAAGACATGCGTATCATACTTCATGGTGCTCCTATCATTGAAAGACTAA
- the LOC126863818 gene encoding odorant receptor 9a-like → MVTRRDITYRSTLSKLSELYCNRNCIYVLQQWGTILCLPTNIQQATVLERDDLYFMMCILIQIGSPLTERLRHFLIVFQTGEHYPNIYDIPYYNTIKKYLRFLGLDPHQKYGLVIVIIMVISMTSGLIPMSIVLYGSLYTKNLDMVLECLPHLGALLTSVVKILNVHLNRENFRKLFDSITKEWQQLKLSQDLYILEEVTIRGSKMAKLYRNTLLICMVLFLLVPLLPPMLDIVLPLNETRPRQQILNVNYVIFDSNNYFFYVYLQLSWTSVVVSIIIVTVDSLLMLIVHHNSGLFVVCGHQIQKNTRNLNSFTNEVMSERYTYKQIRNCVIMHNKAIEFYDILDENNRISYMIQTGLNMIGITTTAVQTVINLDRPGESIKSAVLCGANQFHLFMLSLPGQILVDHCTELTKQLYNSTWYGAPMGVQKMLYMMQIRTRRPCTLTACGLYQMNIENFGTTFKTCISYITMMLSLKG, encoded by the exons ATGGTTACTAGGAGAGACATTACATATCGATCGACATTATCAAAATTGTCAGAACTGTACTGTAACCGTAATT GTATCTATGTTCTTCAACAATGGGGGACAATTCTTTGTCTTCCAACGAATATCCAACAAGCGACAGTTTTAGAAAGAgatgatttatattttatgatgtGCATCCTAATTCAAATTGGTAGCCCCTTAACAGAACGATTACGTCATTTTCTTATag tATTTCAAACCGGGGAACACTATCCTAATATATATGACATTCCATATTATAACACAATCAAGAAGTATTTAAGATTTTTGGGCTTAGATCCACACCAAAAATATGGATTGGTCATTGTAATTATAATGGTGATTAGTATGACAAGCGGACTTATTCCAATG TCAATCGTATTGTACGGATCATTATACACCAAGAATCTGGACATGGTGCTCGAGTGTCTGCCACATTTAGGTGCACTTTTGACCAGTGTCGTTAAAATATTGAATGTTCATCTAAACAGAGAAAAC TTTAGAAAATTGTTCGATTCTATAACGAAAGAATGGCAGCAGCTGAAATTAAGTCAAGATTTGTACATTCTGGAAGAAGTCACCATACGGGGCAGCAAAATGGCGAAATTGTATCGAA ATACTTTACTGATATGTATGGTTCTTTTTTTACTCGTTCCACTGCTTCCTCCTATGTTGGATATCGTTCTTCCACTAAACGAAACTCGACCACGACAACAAATACTTAATGTTAATTATGTGATTTTTGACAGCAATAACTATTTTTTCTACGTGTACTTACAGTTATCTTGGACGTCAGTAGTAGTTTCAATAATCATAGTTACCGTAGATTCTTTATTGATGCTTATAGTTCACCACAATAGTGGACTATTTGTAGTATGTGG GCACCAAATCcagaaaaatacaaggaaCTTAAATTCGTTCACTAATGAAGTTATGTCGGAACGTTACACATACAAACAGATCAGAAATTGCGTGATCATGCACAATAAAGCCATAGA GTTTTACGATATATTAGATGAAAACAATCGAATTAGCTATATGATTCAAACTGGACTAAATATGATTGGTATAACCACGACAGCTGTTCAA ACAGTCATTAACTTAGATAGACCGGGAGAATCAATTAAAAGCGCTGTGCTATGCGGTGCTAATCAGTTTCATTTGTTTATGCTTAGTTTACCTGGACAAATACTTGTAGATCATTGCACCGAACTAACGAAACAATT ATACAATTCTACATGGTATGGAGCACCAATGGGAGTTCAAAAAATGCTTTACATGATGCAAATAAGAACTAGAAGGCCATGTACATTAACTGCGTGTGGATTATACCAAATGAACATTGAGAACTTTGGAACT ACCTTCAAAACCTGCATATCGTACATTACGATGATGTTGTCATTGAAAGGATGA
- the LOC126863826 gene encoding uncharacterized protein LOC126863826 — MAHFYRNTLLSFMGLFLLVPLISPILDIVHPINGTRTRQQLLRVNYIFFNDDDYFFYIYLQLFWSSVVIVFTIISADWLYMLIIHHSSGLFAVCGHRVQKATVNANNFTGESVSENYSYEKIRNCAIMHNEAIRFSDILKESSRGSYLIQVGLNMLGISATAVQTVINLDRPEEAIRSAVFCGACQFHLLLLSLPGQVLLDHCSDLADNIYSSKWYKAPVQIQKVLYVMQIRCKRFCSLTAGGLYEMNIENFGITFKTCMSYITMMMSVKN; from the exons ATGGCGCACTTTTATCGTA ACACTTTACTATCTTTTATGGGATTATTCTTGCTGGTGCCACTAATTTCTCCCATTCTTGATATTGTCCATCCAATAAACGGAACTCGAACACGCCAACAACTGCTAAGAgttaattacatattttttaacgatgacgactatttcttttacatatatttacaattattttggAGCTCCGTCGTTATAGTGTTCACCATAATTAGTGCAGACTGGTTGTACATGCTAATAATTCATCACAGTAGTGGATTATTTGCAGTTTGTGG GCATCGAGTCCAAAAGGCAACTGTGAATGCAAACAACTTTACCGGTGAATCTGTTTCTGAGAATTACTCGTACGAAAAGATCCGGAATTGCGCGATAATGCACAATGAAGCCATAAG ATTTTCAGATATATTGAAAGAAAGCAGTCGGGGTAGTTATTTAATTCAGGTTGGATTGAATATGTTGGGTATCAGCGCGACAGCTGTTCAA ACAGTGATAAACTTAGACAGACCGGAAGAAGCAATACGAAGTGCGGTATTTTGTGGGGCTTGTCAATTTCATTTGCTTTTACTTAGTTTACCTGGCCAGGTGCTATTGGATCATTGTTCTGATTTAGCAGATAATAT TTACAGCTCCAAATGGTACAAGGCACCCGTGCAGATTCAAAAAGTACTATACGTGATGCAAATAAGATGCAAAAGATTTTGTTCATTGACGGCAGGTGGATTGTACGAAATGAATATAGAAAACTTCGGAATA ACCTTCAAGACGTGCATGTCCTATATTACAATGATGATGTCAGTGAAAAATTAA
- the LOC126863582 gene encoding uncharacterized protein LOC126863582 has product MDGVIECLSYFVTSSTSAVKVLNMHFNKRNFSKMYQLVAKQWEHLKLNNELHVLEKVVMQGNRMAHFYRNTLVSFMVLFLLVPLTSPILDIVHPINGTRKRQQLLRVNYIFFNSDDYFFYIYLQLFWSTVVVVLTIVGADWLYMLIIHHSSGLFAVCGYQIQKATANLNYFSGQKDSDNSTYEKFRNCVMMHKEAIQFYNILDESSQSSYLIQVGLNILSISTAAVQTVVNLDRPEEAIRSAVFCGACQFHLFLLSLPGQVLLDHSSDLADNIYSSKWYKAPVQIQKVLYVMQIRCRKFCSLTAGGLYEMNIENFGIVCINLTILYVYRYSSTIELFASLHKKDMDGVIECLPHFVASSISAVKVLNIHFNKRNFSKLFQLVARQWQQLKFNDELHVLEEVVMQGNRMAHFYRMFTIIGADWLYMLIIHHSSGLFAVCGHRVQKATVNPNNSTGTAISENYTYERIRNCTIMHNEAIRFSNILKESSQASYLIQVGLNMLSISATAVQTVINLDRPEEAIRSAVFCGACLFHLLLLSLPGQVLLDHCSDLADNIYSSKWYKVPVQIQKVLYVMQIRCKRFCSLTAGGLYEMNIENFGITFKTCMSYITMLMSLKD; this is encoded by the exons ATGGATGGAGTCATCGAGTGTCTGTCATATTTTGTCACATCTTCCACCAGTGCTGTTAAAGTATTAAATATGCATTTCAACAAACGAAAT TTTAGCAAAATGTACCAACTTGTGGCAAAACAATGGGAGCATCTGAAATTAAACAACGAATTGCACGTTCTAGAGAAAGTCGTCATGCAAGGCAACAGGATGGCGCACTTTTATCGTA ACACTTTAGTATCTTTTATGGTATTATTCTTACTGGTGCCACTAACTTCTCCAATTCTTGATATTGTCCATCCAATAAACGGAACTCGAAAACGCCAACAACTACTAAGAgttaattacatatttttcaacagtGACGACTAtttcttttacatttatttacaattattttggAGCACTGTCGTTGTGGTGCTCACCATAGTAGGTGCAGATTGGTTATACATGCTAATAATTCATCACAGTAGTGGATTATTTGCAGTTTGTGG ATATCAAATTCAAAAAGCAACTGCGAATCTAAATTACTTTTCTGGTCAAAAAGATTCTGATAATTCTACGTATGAAAAATTCCGAAATTGCGTGATGATGCATAAGGAAGCTATACA GTTTTACAATATATTGGACGAAAGCAGCCAAAGTAGTTATTTAATCCAGGTTGGATTAAATATATTGAGTATAAGCACAGCAGCAGTTCAA accGTGGTAAACTTGGACAGACCAGAAGAAGCAATACGAAGTGCTGTATTTTGTGGGGCTTgtcaatttcatttgtttctaCTTAGTTTACCTGGCCAAGTGCTTCTGGATCATTCTTCTGATTTAGCAGATAATAT TTACAGCTCCAAATGGTACAAGGCACCCGTGCAAATTCAAAAAGTACTATACGTGATGCAAATAAGATGCAGAAAGTTTTGTTCATTGACGGCAGGTGGATTGTATGAAatgaatatagaaaatttcgGAATAGTATGTATAaatttaacaatattatatgtatatagatacAGTAGT ACAATAGAGTTATTTGCGTCGTTGCATAAAAAGGATATGGATGGAGTCATCGAGTGTTTGCCACATTTTGTTGCATCTTCCATCAGCGCTGTTAaagtattaaatatacatttcaACAAACGAAAT TTCAGCAAACTGTTCCAACTTGTGGCAAGACAATGGCAGCAGCTGAAATTCAACGACGAACTGCACGTTCTAGAGGAAGTCGTCATGCAAGGCAACAGAATGGCGCACTTTTATCGTA TGTTCACCATAATAGGTGCTGATTGGTTATACATGCTAATAATTCATCACAGTAGTGGATTATTTGCGGTTTGTGG ACATCGAGTCCAAAAAGCAACTGTGAATCCAAACAACTCTACTGGCACAGCTATTTCTGAGAATTACACGTATGAAAGAATCCGGAATTGCACGATAATGCACAATGAAGCCATACG attttcaaatatattgaAAGAAAGCAGTCAAGCAAGTTACTTAATTCAGGTTGGATTGAATATGTTGAGCATAAGCGCGACAGCTGTTCAA ACAGTGATAAACTTAGACAGACCGGAAGAAGCAATACGAAGTGCGGTATTTTGTGGGGCTTGTCTATTTCATTTGCTTTTACTTAGTTTACCTGGCCAGGTGCTATTGGATCATTGTTCTGATTTAGCAGATAATAT TTACAGCTCCAAATGGTACAAGGTACCCGTACAGATTCAAAAAGTACTATACGTGATGCAAATAAGATGCAAAAGATTTTGTTCATTGACGGCAGGTGGATTGTACGAAATGAATATAGAAAACTTCGGAATA